A portion of the Candidatus Atribacteria bacterium genome contains these proteins:
- a CDS encoding chromosomal replication initiator DnaA, which translates to MSRPLRIAYENALYHITSRGQRRENIFFDDKDKNTFIRKSDETFTKYGITCYAYCLMDNHYHLFIKTAKPNLSQALHYLNTSYANWFGSRYQMIGSLFQGRFKSILVDADSYALILSAYMHLNPIRAGIVSKLEDYPWSSYLDYLGLRKSQMVNLDPSLVLHYFSADATLSTKKYKEYLWQNQSMEDPLKQSYHNIALGDDHFIKLLKSRIAKKGLSREIPVTRSLPLYSAPEIIEKVCDVTHLDQNRLMSKERGNRYRSLALYLIKKFTPLKLTQIGQLFDMDYSAVSQAVKRFENKFKEDRDLERTKEKVISALKKE; encoded by the coding sequence TAAAAATACCTTTATCCGAAAATCAGATGAAACATTCACCAAGTATGGCATTACCTGTTACGCCTATTGTCTGATGGATAATCACTATCATCTATTTATTAAGACGGCCAAACCCAATCTTTCCCAGGCCTTGCACTATCTGAATACTTCTTATGCCAATTGGTTTGGCAGTCGCTATCAAATGATTGGTTCTCTTTTTCAGGGTCGTTTTAAATCCATCCTGGTAGATGCAGATAGTTATGCACTCATCCTTTCTGCCTATATGCATTTAAACCCTATCCGAGCAGGGATAGTGAGTAAACTGGAAGACTATCCCTGGAGCAGTTATCTGGATTACCTTGGTCTGCGGAAGTCTCAGATGGTCAATCTCGATCCATCCCTGGTTTTGCATTACTTTTCTGCCGATGCTACCTTATCAACCAAAAAATATAAGGAATATCTCTGGCAGAATCAGTCCATGGAAGATCCATTAAAACAATCCTATCATAATATAGCTTTGGGAGATGATCATTTTATAAAACTCCTTAAATCACGAATTGCCAAGAAGGGACTATCCAGAGAAATTCCGGTAACACGTTCCCTGCCCTTATATTCTGCTCCAGAAATTATCGAAAAGGTATGTGACGTAACACACCTAGATCAAAATAGATTAATGAGCAAGGAAAGAGGTAATAGGTATCGATCCTTAGCCCTATATTTGATCAAAAAGTTCACTCCCCTTAAACTCACCCAGATCGGACAATTGTTTGATATGGATTATTCGGCTGTTTCCCAGGCAGTGAAAAGATTTGAAAATAAATTCAAAGAGGATAGGGATTTAGAGCGAACAAAAGAAAAGGTTATTTCTGCTTTGAAAAAAGAATGA
- a CDS encoding SagB/ThcOx family dehydrogenase produces MSEKFRDFLKSNYWKTIDFSTTDQSKGIKPLPAEKPYNPEDRTIDLIKPEDWQSIHEVSVKTAITRRKSRRSYTEDTIKLEELSFLLWATQGLRGKRSAVRNYRTVPSAGCRHALETYIAVFRIEGIPKAIYRYLPLSHQLVEVVKYQDLEGLLIQATLDQSFAGKSAVTFIWTSLPARMEWRYDRASYKLIALDAGHVCQNLYLACEAIAAGTCAIAKYDQEFVDKILGIDGVEEFTIYMASVGKVQ; encoded by the coding sequence ATGTCGGAAAAATTTAGAGATTTTCTTAAAAGCAATTATTGGAAAACGATTGATTTTTCAACCACAGACCAGAGCAAAGGCATCAAACCGCTACCTGCAGAAAAACCCTATAATCCTGAAGATAGGACCATAGATCTTATAAAACCGGAAGATTGGCAATCAATCCATGAAGTAAGTGTTAAGACTGCGATTACCAGAAGGAAATCGAGAAGATCTTACACCGAAGATACTATAAAACTCGAAGAACTTTCTTTTCTTCTATGGGCAACCCAAGGTCTTCGAGGAAAAAGGTCTGCAGTTAGAAATTATAGAACCGTGCCTTCGGCGGGATGCAGACATGCTCTGGAAACTTATATTGCAGTTTTCAGGATTGAGGGGATTCCCAAGGCGATTTATCGTTATCTACCGCTGAGTCATCAACTGGTAGAAGTGGTGAAATACCAAGACCTTGAGGGTTTGTTAATCCAAGCCACCCTTGATCAATCATTTGCCGGTAAAAGCGCAGTGACCTTCATTTGGACCTCCCTACCGGCACGTATGGAATGGCGATACGACAGAGCATCTTACAAATTGATAGCTCTGGATGCCGGCCATGTTTGCCAAAACCTCTACCTGGCTTGTGAAGCCATCGCTGCCGGGACTTGTGCCATTGCCAAATATGATCAAGAATTTGTCGATAAAATTCTTGGAATTGATGGTGTTGAGGAATTTACCATTTATATGGCATCTGTTGGGAAAGTTCAATAG